One Nocardioides oleivorans DNA segment encodes these proteins:
- a CDS encoding DNA-directed RNA polymerase subunit beta', with the protein MLDVNFFEQIQIGLATPEDIRTWSHGEVKKPETINYRTLKPERDGLFCEKIFGPTRDWECYCGKYKRVRFKGIICERCGVEVTRSKVRRERMGHIELAAPVTHIWYFKGVPSRLGYLLDLAPKDLEKVIYFAAYMITSVDEDARHRDQDSLENKVGLERERLEKRRDTSVEDRAKKLEEDLATLEAEGAKADAKRKVRDGADREMNQLRDRANREIARLEEVWDTFKNLKVQDLLGDELLYREMKTWFGKYFEGFMGATAIQKRLQDFDIEAEVESLRDTIANGKGQRKVRALKRLKVVDAFRKTGNQPIGMVLDAVPVIPPDLRPMVQLDGGRFATSDLNDLYRRVINRNNRLKRLLDLGAPEIIVNNEKRMLQEAVDSLFDNGRRGRPVTGPGNRPLKSLSDMLKGKQGRFRQNLLGKRVDYSGRSVIVSGPTLKLHQCGLPKQMALELFKPFVMKRLVDLSHAQNIKSAKRMVERGVRAEVWDVLEEVITEHPVLLNRAPTLHRLGIQAFEPQLIEGKAIQLHPLVCGAFNADFDGDQMAVHLPLSAEAQAEARILMLSTNNILKPSDGRPVTMPSQDMIIGLFWLTSDRDGEPGEGRVFSTPSEAIMAFDRREITLQSKVRIRLNDIVPPLDLELGADWEERTAILLETTLGRVFFNDTLPGDYPFVNEEVGKKRLGAIVNDLAERYTKVQVAASLDALKDAGFHWATRSGVTVSIDDVTTPDSKVEILGRYEAQAEKVQKNYERGVMTDDERRQELIELWTQAAAEVGRAMEANFDRKNPIYMMVDSGASGNMNQIRQVAAMRGLVANPKGEIIPRPIKANFREGLSVLEYFISTHGARKGLADTALRTADSGYLTRRLVDVSQDVIIREDDCGTERGLPKRIDDEHVETSAYARAAAVEVVHPETGEVLAAAGEDLGDVKIGELVAAGVTEVKVRSVLTCDARTGTCAKCYGRSLATGQLVDIGEAVGIIAAQSIGEPGTQLTMRTFHTGGVASADDITQGLPRVVELFEARSPKGRTPISESAGRVKIEETDKARVVVVTPDDGSEPQEIPVSKRSRLNVEDGQHIEVGHHITSGTPDPQDVLRILGVRKAQEHLVDEVQEVYRSQGVSIHDKHIEIIIRQMLRRVTVIESGDTNLLPSDLVDRVRFEEENRRVVSEGGKPASGRPVLMGITKASLATESWLSAASFQETTRVLTDAAINGRSDSLRGLKENVIIGKLIPAGTGLERYRNIRVEPTEEARAAAYSVTGYDSYDYDFGPSSQAVALDDFDFGSYQN; encoded by the coding sequence GTGCTCGACGTTAACTTCTTCGAACAGATCCAGATCGGCCTGGCCACTCCCGAGGACATCCGCACCTGGAGCCACGGCGAGGTCAAGAAGCCCGAGACCATCAACTACCGCACGCTCAAGCCCGAGCGTGACGGCCTCTTCTGCGAGAAGATCTTCGGTCCCACGCGGGACTGGGAGTGCTACTGCGGCAAGTACAAGCGCGTGCGCTTCAAGGGCATCATCTGCGAGCGGTGCGGCGTCGAGGTCACCCGCTCCAAGGTCCGCCGCGAGCGCATGGGCCACATCGAGCTCGCCGCTCCCGTGACCCACATCTGGTACTTCAAGGGCGTGCCCTCGCGCCTGGGCTACCTGCTCGACCTGGCGCCGAAGGACCTCGAGAAGGTCATCTACTTCGCCGCCTACATGATCACCTCGGTCGACGAGGACGCCCGTCACCGCGACCAGGACTCCCTCGAGAACAAGGTCGGCCTGGAGCGCGAGCGGCTCGAGAAGCGCCGCGACACCTCCGTCGAGGACCGCGCCAAGAAGCTCGAGGAGGACCTCGCCACCCTCGAGGCCGAGGGCGCCAAGGCCGACGCCAAGCGCAAGGTGCGCGACGGTGCCGACCGCGAGATGAACCAGCTCCGTGACCGCGCCAACCGCGAGATCGCGCGGCTGGAGGAGGTCTGGGACACGTTCAAGAACCTCAAGGTGCAGGACCTGCTCGGCGACGAGCTCCTCTACCGCGAGATGAAGACGTGGTTCGGCAAGTACTTCGAGGGCTTCATGGGCGCCACGGCGATCCAGAAGCGCCTCCAGGACTTCGACATCGAGGCCGAGGTGGAGTCGCTGCGCGACACCATCGCCAACGGCAAGGGCCAGCGCAAGGTCCGCGCCCTCAAGCGCCTCAAGGTCGTCGACGCCTTCCGCAAGACCGGCAACCAGCCCATCGGCATGGTGCTCGACGCCGTCCCGGTGATCCCGCCGGACCTGCGCCCGATGGTCCAGCTCGACGGTGGCCGCTTCGCGACCTCCGACCTGAACGACCTCTACCGCCGCGTCATCAACCGCAACAACCGCCTCAAGCGCCTGCTCGACCTCGGTGCTCCCGAGATCATCGTCAACAACGAGAAGCGGATGCTGCAGGAGGCCGTCGACAGCCTCTTCGACAACGGCCGTCGTGGCCGCCCCGTCACGGGCCCGGGCAACCGTCCGCTGAAGTCGCTCTCCGACATGCTCAAGGGCAAGCAGGGTCGCTTCCGCCAGAACCTGCTCGGCAAGCGCGTCGACTACTCCGGTCGTTCGGTCATCGTGTCCGGCCCGACGCTCAAGCTGCACCAGTGCGGCCTGCCCAAGCAGATGGCGCTCGAGCTGTTCAAGCCGTTCGTCATGAAGCGCCTCGTCGACCTCTCGCACGCGCAGAACATCAAGTCCGCCAAGCGGATGGTCGAGCGCGGCGTCCGGGCCGAGGTCTGGGACGTCCTCGAAGAGGTCATCACCGAGCACCCGGTGCTGCTCAACCGCGCACCGACGCTGCACCGCCTCGGCATCCAGGCCTTCGAGCCGCAGCTGATCGAGGGCAAGGCCATCCAGCTCCACCCGCTCGTGTGCGGCGCGTTCAACGCCGACTTCGACGGTGACCAGATGGCCGTGCACCTGCCGCTCTCCGCGGAGGCGCAGGCCGAGGCCCGCATCCTGATGCTGTCGACCAACAACATCCTCAAGCCCTCGGACGGCCGTCCGGTGACCATGCCCTCGCAGGACATGATCATCGGCCTGTTCTGGCTGACGTCGGACCGCGACGGGGAGCCCGGCGAGGGCCGCGTCTTCTCGACGCCGTCCGAGGCGATCATGGCCTTCGACCGTCGCGAGATCACGCTGCAGAGCAAGGTCCGGATCCGTCTCAACGACATCGTGCCCCCGCTCGACCTCGAGCTGGGTGCCGACTGGGAGGAGCGCACCGCGATCCTGCTCGAGACGACGCTGGGCCGGGTGTTCTTCAACGACACGCTCCCGGGCGACTACCCCTTCGTCAACGAGGAGGTCGGCAAGAAGCGCCTCGGCGCGATCGTCAACGACCTGGCCGAGCGCTACACCAAGGTCCAGGTCGCTGCCTCGCTCGACGCCCTCAAGGACGCCGGCTTCCACTGGGCCACGCGCTCGGGTGTGACCGTCTCGATCGACGACGTCACCACGCCCGACAGCAAGGTCGAGATCCTCGGCCGCTACGAGGCCCAGGCCGAGAAGGTCCAGAAGAACTACGAGCGCGGTGTGATGACCGACGACGAGCGTCGTCAGGAGCTCATCGAGCTGTGGACCCAGGCTGCTGCCGAGGTCGGTCGTGCGATGGAGGCCAACTTCGACCGCAAGAACCCGATCTACATGATGGTCGACTCGGGTGCCTCCGGAAACATGAACCAGATCCGGCAGGTCGCGGCCATGCGTGGTCTCGTGGCCAACCCGAAGGGCGAGATCATCCCGCGCCCGATCAAGGCCAACTTCCGTGAGGGCCTGTCGGTGCTCGAGTACTTCATCTCGACCCACGGTGCCCGCAAGGGCCTGGCCGACACCGCGCTGCGCACCGCCGACTCGGGTTACCTGACCCGTCGTCTGGTGGACGTGTCGCAGGACGTCATCATCCGTGAGGACGACTGCGGCACCGAGCGTGGCCTGCCCAAGCGCATCGACGACGAGCACGTGGAGACCTCGGCCTACGCCCGGGCCGCCGCGGTCGAGGTCGTCCACCCGGAGACCGGCGAGGTCCTCGCCGCCGCCGGGGAGGACCTCGGCGACGTCAAGATCGGCGAGCTCGTGGCTGCCGGCGTCACCGAGGTCAAGGTCCGCTCGGTCCTGACCTGCGACGCCCGCACCGGCACGTGTGCCAAGTGCTACGGCCGCTCGCTGGCCACCGGCCAGCTGGTCGACATCGGTGAGGCGGTCGGCATCATCGCCGCGCAGTCCATCGGTGAGCCCGGCACGCAGCTGACCATGCGCACGTTCCACACCGGTGGTGTGGCCTCCGCGGACGACATCACGCAGGGTCTGCCCCGTGTGGTCGAGCTCTTCGAGGCCCGCTCGCCCAAGGGTCGTACGCCGATCTCGGAGTCTGCCGGTCGCGTCAAGATCGAGGAGACCGACAAGGCCCGCGTCGTCGTGGTCACCCCCGACGACGGGTCCGAGCCGCAGGAGATCCCGGTCTCGAAGCGCTCGCGCCTCAACGTCGAGGACGGCCAGCACATCGAGGTGGGCCACCACATCACCTCCGGTACGCCCGACCCGCAGGACGTCCTGCGCATCCTGGGTGTCCGCAAGGCGCAGGAGCACCTCGTGGACGAGGTCCAGGAGGTCTACCGCTCCCAGGGTGTGTCGATCCACGACAAGCACATCGAGATCATCATCCGGCAGATGCTGCGCCGGGTGACGGTCATCGAGTCCGGTGACACCAACCTGCTCCCGTCCGACCTGGTCGACCGGGTGCGGTTCGAGGAGGAGAACCGTCGCGTGGTCTCCGAGGGCGGCAAGCCGGCCTCGGGTCGCCCGGTCCTCATGGGCATCACGAAGGCCTCGCTCGCGACCGAGTCGTGGCTCTCGGCGGCCTCCTTCCAGGAGACCACCCGGGTGCTCACCGACGCCGCGATCAACGGCCGCTCCGACAGCCTCCGTGGCCTGAAGGAGAACGTGATCATCGGAAAGCTCATCCCGGCCGGCACCGGCCTCGAGCGCTACCGCAACATCCGGGTGGAGCCCACCGAGGAGGCGCGCGCCGCGGCCTACTCGGTCACCGGCTACGACTCCTACGACTACGACTTCGGTCCGTCGTCGCAGGCCGTCGCACTCGACGACTTCGACTTTGGTTCCTACCAGAACTGA
- a CDS encoding DUF4232 domain-containing protein, producing the protein MARSLWHRSLWSMLALCGVLLATSLHLHGSQPAGASPPTRVATTSAAAATPECTDADLSADYRARGAGAGHRFGVLRLRNTSDSTCWVRGFGGLSYVGGGDGTQVGAAADRDGAAGARVVLQPGERTTSAVDETVAVNYPRGRCRPTPVDGFRVYVPDSTESQFVKHRTTGCRNDAIHLISHRAFRS; encoded by the coding sequence ATGGCCCGATCCCTCTGGCACCGATCCCTCTGGTCCATGCTCGCCCTCTGCGGCGTGCTCCTCGCGACGTCGCTGCACCTGCACGGCTCCCAGCCGGCAGGCGCGAGCCCGCCGACCCGGGTCGCGACCACCAGCGCTGCAGCCGCCACGCCCGAGTGCACCGACGCCGACCTGTCGGCCGACTACCGGGCGCGCGGCGCCGGCGCCGGGCACCGCTTCGGCGTCCTCCGTCTGCGCAACACCAGCGACAGCACCTGCTGGGTCCGCGGCTTCGGTGGGCTGTCGTACGTCGGCGGGGGTGACGGGACCCAGGTCGGGGCCGCCGCCGACCGCGACGGTGCGGCCGGCGCCCGGGTCGTGCTCCAGCCGGGGGAGCGGACGACCAGCGCCGTCGACGAGACGGTGGCCGTGAACTACCCGCGCGGGCGCTGCCGGCCGACGCCGGTGGACGGCTTCCGGGTCTACGTGCCGGACTCGACCGAGTCGCAGTTCGTGAAGCACCGCACGACGGGGTGCCGCAACGACGCGATCCACCTCATCTCGCACCGTGCCTTCCGGTCCTGA
- a CDS encoding sugar phosphate isomerase/epimerase family protein yields the protein MCFGHDGDEALERSLAEKGASRRGLLKGAAGATVGAAALGALGASPASAHGKGHGGHGGHGGGHGGGRRKSLPHDLISIQLYTLRSAAAAPAAGNAVAIGHAAVLAAVARYGYERVELAGLYGETAAGMRAILDGLGLRSTSSHDGISADTGAAHLKFQNARTLGQQYVNVPYLASSNLADWQKWADQMNAEAAIAKRYGLRYGYHNHAHEFTTDLGGGLTPWEVLMDRLDRRLVHLEVDLYWAFTAGVNTGHTTAESALQFAKDVVNEAPLAVRQYHVKDRTSMGTAPAEADMCDLGVGVIDFPSLFRNHEVEEYIVENDTPDNAAAPLLTAAVGHLYLDHLEY from the coding sequence ATGTGCTTCGGACATGACGGCGATGAGGCGCTCGAGCGCTCGCTGGCCGAGAAGGGCGCCAGCCGGCGCGGACTGCTGAAGGGCGCCGCGGGCGCGACCGTCGGTGCCGCCGCCCTCGGTGCACTCGGCGCCTCGCCCGCGTCGGCCCACGGCAAGGGCCACGGCGGACACGGTGGACACGGCGGCGGCCACGGCGGTGGGCGCCGCAAGAGCCTTCCCCACGACCTGATCAGCATCCAGCTCTACACGCTGCGCTCGGCTGCTGCCGCGCCCGCTGCCGGCAACGCAGTGGCCATCGGCCATGCCGCGGTGCTCGCGGCGGTCGCCCGCTACGGCTACGAGCGCGTCGAGCTGGCGGGTCTCTACGGTGAGACCGCGGCCGGGATGCGGGCGATCCTCGACGGGTTGGGCCTGCGCTCCACGTCGAGCCACGACGGCATCAGCGCCGACACCGGGGCCGCCCACCTCAAGTTCCAGAACGCGCGCACGCTGGGCCAGCAGTACGTCAACGTGCCCTACCTCGCCTCGTCCAACCTGGCCGACTGGCAGAAGTGGGCCGACCAGATGAACGCCGAGGCGGCGATCGCGAAGCGCTACGGGCTGAGGTACGGCTACCACAACCACGCCCACGAGTTCACGACCGACCTCGGCGGCGGCCTGACGCCCTGGGAGGTCCTGATGGACCGCCTCGACCGCCGGCTGGTGCACCTCGAGGTCGACCTCTACTGGGCCTTCACGGCCGGCGTCAACACCGGCCACACCACTGCGGAGTCGGCGCTCCAGTTCGCCAAGGACGTCGTCAACGAGGCGCCGCTGGCGGTCCGGCAGTACCACGTGAAGGACCGCACCTCGATGGGCACGGCCCCCGCCGAGGCCGACATGTGCGACCTCGGGGTCGGCGTCATCGACTTCCCGTCGCTCTTCCGCAACCACGAGGTCGAGGAGTACATCGTCGAGAACGACACCCCCGACAACGCGGCGGCGCCGCTGCTGACGGCCGCCGTGGGGCATCTGTACCTCGACCACCTGGAGTACTGA
- a CDS encoding J domain-containing protein, whose protein sequence is MSDVPTWYDLLDVDRDATADEIRAAWKSRTADLEPGDRRFDALNRAARVLLDADARATYDAEHPVLADDPVEDEWPAAPVFESAATPVPGLVTGASAPSSANEVVAPSATDEVVAPSSTGAGGGVPSWLLAGLAVVAAGLIAVTAWMWTGGDDGDGGGSAARDAQVAAERAVVPVLSYDYEHLADDQRAAQALMTGSYREEYDKLFTVLEENAPQTQTKVSAEVVASGIVRAGADRVQVLVFVDRPTTNKLSSEPVVYKDQVTLSMQLVDGEWLVDDLVTSPVQG, encoded by the coding sequence GTGAGCGACGTCCCCACCTGGTACGACCTCCTCGACGTCGACCGCGACGCCACCGCCGACGAGATCCGGGCCGCCTGGAAGTCCCGGACCGCCGACCTCGAGCCGGGCGACCGGCGCTTCGACGCCCTCAACCGGGCCGCTCGGGTGCTGCTCGACGCCGACGCGCGGGCGACGTACGACGCCGAGCACCCGGTGTTGGCTGACGACCCGGTCGAGGACGAGTGGCCCGCCGCCCCGGTCTTCGAGTCTGCCGCCACCCCGGTGCCGGGTCTCGTGACGGGCGCGAGCGCGCCCTCCTCGGCCAACGAGGTCGTTGCACCCTCCGCGACCGACGAGGTCGTCGCACCCTCCTCGACCGGCGCTGGCGGCGGCGTGCCGTCGTGGCTGCTCGCCGGCCTGGCCGTCGTGGCGGCCGGCCTCATCGCGGTCACGGCCTGGATGTGGACCGGCGGCGACGACGGCGACGGTGGTGGCTCCGCCGCCCGTGACGCGCAGGTCGCGGCCGAGCGCGCCGTCGTGCCCGTGCTGTCCTACGACTACGAGCACCTCGCGGACGACCAGCGCGCCGCGCAGGCGCTCATGACCGGCAGCTACCGCGAGGAGTACGACAAGCTCTTCACGGTGCTGGAGGAGAACGCACCCCAGACGCAGACGAAGGTGAGCGCCGAGGTGGTCGCCTCCGGCATCGTGCGCGCCGGCGCCGACCGGGTGCAGGTGCTGGTCTTCGTGGACCGCCCCACGACCAACAAGCTGAGCTCCGAGCCGGTGGTCTACAAGGACCAGGTGACGCTGTCGATGCAGCTCGTCGACGGGGAGTGGCTGGTCGACGACCTCGTCACCTCACCGGTCCAGGGATAG
- a CDS encoding DNA-directed RNA polymerase subunit beta translates to MAARSSAGNHRRTSFAKITEPLEVPPLISLQTSSFDWLVGGERWEAEVAARRAAGEDVSEKTGLQEIFEEISPIEDFSETMMLSFDNPVFLDEKYTEEECKEKDFTYSRPLYVSAEFMNHETGEIKGQTVFMGDFPMMTRKGTFIINGTERVVVSQLVRSPGVYFESTPDKTSDKDIYTAKLIPSRGAWLEFEIDKRDLVGVRLDRKRKQNVTVLLKALGWTTEQIREEFGQYESMMLTLEKDSVRYEVVHEELQKKARGEAPTAEQVNDEVTRLALLDIYRKLRPGEPPTAEAAQTLLNNYYFNGKRYDLAKVGRYKINKKLGLHEAFDQQTLTIDDVVAAIRYVVQLHAAGVQVEAPDLVDAEGNVVEGPDGSPVKVQADDIDHFGNRRMRTVGELIQNQLRTGLARMERVVRERMTTQDVEAITPQSLINIRPVVAALKEFFGTSQLSQFMDQTNPIAGLTHKRRLSALGPGGLSRDRAGMEVRDVHPSHYGRMCPIETPEGPNIGLIGSLASYGRINPFGFVETPYRRVVKGVVTDEIDYLTADDEDRYVIAQANAPLDAKMRFAEERVLVRQKDGEVDAILADEVDYMDVSPRQMVSVATALIPFLEHDDANRALMGANMQRQAVPLITSDSPLVGTGMEYRAAVDAGDVVVADNAGVVKEVSADAIETMNDDGTYQTYKMAKFRRSNQGTCINQRPLVKAGDRLEVGTPIADGPCTDDAEMALGTNLLVAFMPWQGHNYEDAIILSQRLVQEDVLTSIHIEEHEVDARDTKLGPEEITRDIPNISEEGLADLDERGIIRIGAEVTTGDILVGKVTPKGETELTPEERLLRAIFGEKAREVRDTSMKVPHGESGTVIGVRVFDREDGDDLPPGVNQLVRVYVAQKRKISVGDKLAGRHGNKGVIAKILPVEDMPFMEDGTPVDVVLNPLGVPRRMNIGQILELHLGWLAKQGWDLNLSGEKGESDWKKRLIKIGAEKADPNTKVATPVFDGAREDEITGLLGATLPNRDGERMVKEDGKAALFDGRTGEPFPEPVAVGYMYILKLHHLVDDKIHARSTGPYSMITQQPLGGKAQFGGQRFGEMEVWAMEAYGAAYALQELLTIKSDDVPGRVKVYEAIVKGENIPDSGIPESFKVLVKEMQSLCLNVEVLSQDGSAISLKDAEEDVFRAAEELGIDLSRREPSSVEEV, encoded by the coding sequence TTGGCCGCGCGCAGCTCCGCTGGTAACCACCGTCGCACCTCTTTCGCAAAGATCACCGAACCTCTCGAGGTTCCCCCGCTCATCTCGCTCCAGACCTCCAGCTTCGACTGGCTGGTCGGTGGCGAGCGCTGGGAAGCGGAGGTGGCAGCCCGCAGGGCCGCCGGTGAGGACGTCTCCGAGAAGACCGGTCTGCAGGAGATCTTCGAGGAGATCTCCCCGATCGAGGACTTCTCCGAGACGATGATGCTCTCCTTCGACAACCCCGTCTTCCTCGACGAGAAGTACACCGAGGAGGAGTGCAAGGAGAAGGACTTCACCTACTCCCGACCGCTCTACGTCTCGGCCGAGTTCATGAACCACGAGACCGGCGAGATCAAGGGCCAGACGGTCTTCATGGGCGACTTCCCCATGATGACCCGCAAGGGCACCTTCATCATCAACGGCACCGAGCGCGTCGTCGTGTCGCAGCTCGTGCGCTCGCCCGGCGTCTACTTCGAGTCGACCCCGGACAAGACGTCCGACAAGGACATCTACACCGCCAAGCTCATCCCGAGCCGCGGCGCCTGGCTCGAGTTCGAGATCGACAAGCGCGACCTCGTCGGCGTGCGCCTGGACCGCAAGCGCAAGCAGAACGTCACCGTCCTGCTCAAGGCGCTCGGCTGGACCACCGAGCAGATCCGCGAGGAGTTCGGCCAGTACGAGTCGATGATGCTGACCCTCGAGAAGGACAGCGTCCGCTACGAGGTCGTCCACGAGGAGCTGCAGAAGAAGGCGCGGGGCGAGGCCCCCACCGCCGAGCAGGTCAACGACGAGGTCACCCGGCTCGCGCTGCTCGACATCTACCGCAAGCTCCGTCCCGGCGAGCCGCCGACGGCCGAAGCTGCGCAGACGCTGCTGAACAACTACTACTTCAACGGCAAGCGCTACGACCTCGCGAAGGTCGGCCGCTACAAGATCAACAAGAAGCTCGGCCTCCACGAGGCGTTCGACCAGCAGACGCTGACCATCGACGACGTCGTGGCCGCCATCCGCTACGTCGTGCAGCTGCACGCCGCGGGTGTCCAGGTCGAGGCTCCTGACCTGGTCGACGCCGAGGGCAACGTCGTCGAGGGCCCCGACGGTTCTCCCGTCAAGGTCCAGGCCGACGACATCGACCACTTCGGCAACCGCCGCATGCGCACGGTCGGCGAGCTCATCCAGAACCAGCTCCGCACGGGCCTGGCCCGCATGGAGCGTGTGGTCCGCGAGCGGATGACGACCCAGGACGTCGAGGCCATCACGCCGCAGTCCCTGATCAACATCCGCCCCGTGGTCGCGGCGCTGAAGGAGTTCTTCGGCACCTCGCAGCTGAGCCAGTTCATGGACCAGACCAACCCGATCGCCGGCCTGACGCACAAGCGTCGCCTGTCGGCCCTCGGTCCCGGTGGTCTGTCCCGTGACCGCGCCGGCATGGAGGTCCGTGACGTCCACCCGTCGCACTACGGCCGCATGTGCCCCATCGAGACCCCGGAAGGCCCGAACATCGGCCTGATCGGCTCGCTGGCCTCCTACGGTCGGATCAACCCGTTCGGCTTCGTCGAGACCCCCTACCGCCGCGTGGTCAAGGGTGTCGTCACCGACGAGATCGACTACCTGACCGCCGACGACGAGGACCGCTACGTCATCGCGCAGGCCAACGCCCCGCTCGACGCGAAGATGCGCTTCGCCGAGGAGCGCGTCCTGGTCCGCCAGAAGGACGGCGAGGTCGACGCGATCCTGGCCGACGAGGTCGACTACATGGACGTCTCGCCGCGCCAGATGGTGTCGGTCGCGACGGCCCTGATCCCGTTCCTCGAGCACGACGACGCCAACCGTGCCCTCATGGGTGCCAACATGCAGCGCCAGGCCGTCCCGCTGATCACCAGCGACAGCCCGCTGGTCGGCACCGGCATGGAGTACCGCGCCGCCGTCGACGCCGGAGACGTGGTCGTGGCCGACAACGCCGGTGTGGTCAAGGAGGTGTCCGCCGACGCCATCGAGACGATGAACGACGACGGCACCTACCAGACCTACAAGATGGCCAAGTTCCGTCGCTCCAACCAGGGCACCTGCATCAACCAGCGCCCGCTGGTCAAGGCCGGTGACCGCCTCGAGGTCGGCACGCCGATCGCCGACGGTCCCTGCACCGACGACGCCGAGATGGCGCTGGGCACCAACCTGCTCGTCGCCTTCATGCCCTGGCAGGGTCACAACTACGAGGACGCGATCATCCTCAGCCAGCGCCTGGTGCAGGAGGACGTCCTCACCTCGATCCACATCGAGGAGCACGAGGTCGACGCCCGCGACACCAAGCTCGGCCCCGAGGAGATCACGCGGGACATCCCGAACATCTCCGAGGAGGGCCTGGCCGACCTCGACGAGCGCGGCATCATCCGCATCGGCGCCGAGGTCACCACCGGTGACATCCTGGTCGGCAAGGTCACGCCCAAGGGCGAGACCGAGCTCACCCCCGAGGAGCGCCTGCTCCGCGCGATCTTCGGTGAGAAGGCGCGCGAGGTGCGCGACACCTCGATGAAGGTGCCCCACGGTGAGTCCGGCACGGTCATCGGCGTGCGGGTCTTCGACCGCGAGGACGGCGACGACCTTCCCCCGGGCGTCAACCAGCTGGTCCGCGTCTACGTCGCCCAGAAGCGCAAGATCTCGGTCGGTGACAAGCTCGCCGGACGCCACGGCAACAAGGGCGTCATCGCCAAGATCCTGCCGGTCGAGGACATGCCGTTCATGGAGGACGGCACCCCGGTCGACGTCGTGCTCAACCCGCTGGGTGTGCCGCGACGCATGAACATCGGCCAGATCCTCGAGCTCCACCTCGGCTGGCTCGCCAAGCAGGGTTGGGACCTCAACCTCTCCGGCGAGAAGGGCGAGTCGGACTGGAAGAAGCGCCTGATCAAGATCGGCGCCGAGAAGGCCGACCCGAACACCAAGGTCGCCACCCCGGTGTTCGACGGTGCGCGCGAGGACGAGATCACCGGCCTGCTCGGTGCGACGCTCCCCAACCGCGACGGTGAGCGGATGGTCAAGGAGGACGGCAAGGCCGCCCTCTTCGACGGTCGCACGGGCGAGCCGTTCCCGGAGCCGGTGGCGGTGGGCTACATGTACATCCTCAAGCTCCACCACCTCGTCGACGACAAGATCCACGCTCGCTCTACCGGCCCCTACTCGATGATCACGCAGCAGCCCCTGGGCGGCAAGGCCCAGTTCGGCGGCCAGCGGTTCGGCGAGATGGAGGTCTGGGCGATGGAGGCGTACGGCGCTGCCTACGCCCTCCAGGAGCTGCTGACGATCAAGTCCGACGACGTGCCGGGGCGTGTGAAGGTCTACGAGGCCATCGTCAAGGGCGAGAACATCCCCGACTCCGGCATCCCTGAGTCGTTCAAGGTGCTCGTCAAGGAGATGCAGTCGCTCTGCCTCAACGTGGAGGTGCTGTCGCAGGACGGCTCCGCCATCTCGCTCAAGGACGCCGAGGAAGACGTCTTCCGGGCGGCCGAGGAGCTCGGCATCGACCTCTCCCGCCGCGAGCCCAGCTCGGTCGAAGAAGTCTGA